A stretch of Carya illinoinensis cultivar Pawnee chromosome 14, C.illinoinensisPawnee_v1, whole genome shotgun sequence DNA encodes these proteins:
- the LOC122293853 gene encoding tyrosine-sulfated glycopeptide receptor 1-like, with product MQPDRPRLSLVLTLLSGFLPEDLYGASELEEISLPSNNISGSISNSIVNLTKLINLELYDNELSGKLPMDMGKLSKLKHLLLYTNFLTGALPPSLMNCTNLVTLNLRHNFFGGDISTLNFSTLHQLTILDLWKNEFSGTLPVSLFSCKFLRAIRLASNKLGGQIRPEIVQLKFLVFLSLSYNTLTNITGAVKILAHCKTLNVLLLTGNFLNEAIPTDDSIVGFDGFKSLEYLGLTHCKLTGQIPTWLSKLKNLQVLGLSFNRITGSIPGWLSTLSRLFRLNLSDNLISGEFPKEICALPTLVSDQAPIDDSSLILSIFATVNGTFLEFSSLSNLGPWISVANNNLSGNIPIEIGRLKQLHGLNFSHNNFIGNIPDQISELTNLERLDLSGNQLFGEIPASLSRLHFLHQFSVANNNLHGAIPLGTQLQSFDASAYEGNPQLCGAPLPHECASIIGNNNDIQKDKDGLGFRWLHISTVLGFITGFLGIVRSDPMETEEAVLRLPPFPVTTMPNPTPK from the exons ATGCAACCAGATAGACCGCGACTGTCTCTTGTCCTTACCCTTCTCTCAGGATTTCTTCCAGAAGATCTCTACGGTGCATCAGAATTAGAAGAAATCTCCTTACCTTCTAATAACATTTCAGGATCCATCAGCAATAGCATTGTGAACCTTACCAAACTCATCAACCTTGAGTTATATGACAATGAATTGAGTGGAAAGCTAC caATGGATATGGGAAAGCTCTCCAAATTGAAGCATCTACTCCTCTATACAAACTTCTTAACGGGTGCTCTGCCGCCATCTCTAATGAATTGCACAAATCTCGTGACCTTGAATTTACGCCACAATTTCTTTGGTGGAGATATCTCCACCCTAAACTTTTCTACTCTTCATCAACTTACTATACTCGACCTTTGGAAAAATGAGTTTTCTGGCACTTTGCCAGTGAGCCTTTTTTCATGCAAGTTCCTAAGAGCAATCCGACTTGCCAGTAACAAACTCGGAGGACAAATTCGACCAGAGATTGTTCAATTGAAGTTCTTAGTTTTCCTTTCACTCAGTTACAACACATTAACCAACATCACAGGAGCAGTCAAGATTCTGGCACATTGCAAGACTCTCAACGTACTCCTCCTTACTGGAAATTTTCTGAACGAGGCCATTCCAACAGATGACAGCATAGTTGGTTTCGATGGATTCAAAAGTCTCGAATATTTGGGTCTTACTCATTGTAAGTTGACTGGTCAAATACCCACATGGCTATCTAAGCTTAAGAACTTACAAGTCTTGGGTCTAAGCTTCAATCGTATCACAGGCTCAATTCCTGGTTGGTTGTCGACTCTTTCGAGGCTCTTTCGTTTAAACTTATCTGATAATCTGATTTCAGGTGAATTCCCAAAAGAAATTTGTGCATTGCCAACGTTAGTATCAGACCAGGCTCCCATAGACGATAGTTCTTTGATTTTATCCATTTTTGCCACAGTGAATGGTACCTTTCTTGAGTTCAGTTCCCTCTCCAACTTGGGACCATGGATATCCGTTGCAAACAACAATCTTAGTGGCAACATTCCCATTGAGATCGGTCGATTGAAGCAGCTTCATGGATTGAATTTTAGCCATAACAACTTCATAGGCAACATTCCAGACCAAATATCAGAGCTTACAAACTTAGAAAGACTTGATCTATCTGGAAACCAATTGTTTGGCGAAATACCAGCATCGCTATCAAGGTTGCATTTCTTGCATCAGTTTAGTGTTGCAAACAATAATCTCCATGGAGCTATACCTTTAGGCACTCAACTCCAGAGCTTTGACGCCTCTGCATATGAAGGCAATCCTCAACTTTGTGGTGCCCCTCTTCCCCATGAGTGTGCCTCTATTATTGGTAACAACAACGACATTCAAAAGGACAAAGATGGACTTGGATTTCGATGGCTTCATATTAGCACGGTGCTTGGCTTCATTACAGGATTTTTGGGA ATAGTCAGATCAGACCCAATGGAGACAGAGGAAGCTGTTCTCCGATTGCCTCCTTTCCCTGTTACCACTATGCCAAATCCCACCCCAAAATGA